A genomic region of Dactylococcopsis salina PCC 8305 contains the following coding sequences:
- a CDS encoding AbrB/MazE/SpoVT family DNA-binding domain-containing protein, whose amino-acid sequence MKIQLRKWGNSLGLRVPQKIAQKYGLDENSLVELTETSEGIMIQKRNRVSSLDELLSSIPDDFVYPEDIREFNESGSVGEELI is encoded by the coding sequence ATGAAAATTCAGTTGAGAAAGTGGGGAAATAGTCTTGGCTTGAGAGTTCCGCAGAAAATTGCCCAAAAATATGGTCTGGATGAAAACTCGCTGGTGGAATTGACTGAAACTTCAGAAGGAATCATGATTCAGAAAAGAAATCGGGTTTCTAGTCTTGATGAATTACTATCTAGCATTCCTGATGATTTTGTATATCCCGAAGATATTAGAGAGTTTAACGAAAGTGGTTCTGTTGGCGAGGAACTAATCTAG
- a CDS encoding type II toxin-antitoxin system PemK/MazF family toxin, with translation MDIERGEVIRVNLNPISGREQSGNARPCLVISHTRYNKARSGIVIVTPITRTVKPEVKIMIPIPEGFQVQGSVIAEQVRSLDLNTRWWKTTGEVLPKPFVDEVVETLNLIIGS, from the coding sequence ATGGATATCGAACGGGGGGAAGTGATTCGGGTTAATCTTAATCCGATTAGTGGTCGCGAACAATCGGGAAATGCTCGTCCCTGTTTAGTTATCAGTCACACTCGGTATAATAAAGCTCGTAGCGGAATTGTCATTGTTACTCCGATTACGAGAACAGTTAAACCCGAAGTGAAAATTATGATTCCGATTCCAGAGGGGTTTCAGGTTCAGGGGTCAGTCATCGCAGAACAGGTGAGGTCACTTGACTTAAATACTCGTTGGTGGAAAACAACAGGAGAAGTTTTACCCAAACCTTTTGTTGATGAAGTCGTGGAAACTTTAAATCTGATTATTGGAAGTTAA
- a CDS encoding nucleotidyltransferase family protein, with amino-acid sequence MVYQTPKQSTQLQNILQKLRAYLPEIKDQYQIKTMGVFGSYVRGEEDDHSDIDVLVEFNQDIEFGLLTFCHLENQLSEKLGRRVDLVTKDGLKPRLGEDILKEVVYL; translated from the coding sequence ATGGTTTACCAAACTCCAAAACAATCTACTCAACTGCAAAACATTTTACAAAAATTACGAGCCTATCTTCCCGAAATAAAAGACCAATATCAAATTAAAACAATGGGTGTTTTTGGGTCTTATGTACGAGGTGAAGAAGATGATCATAGCGATATTGATGTTTTAGTCGAATTTAATCAGGATATTGAGTTTGGGTTGTTAACATTTTGTCATCTAGAAAATCAATTGAGTGAAAAGCTGGGTCGAAGAGTTGATTTAGTAACGAAAGATGGACTCAAACCGCGCTTAGGAGAAGATATCCTGAAGGAAGTTGTTTATTTATGA
- a CDS encoding Uma2 family endonuclease, protein MITSEGIVWNVADLELFPEDGKRYEIINGELFVTRAPHWKHQEVSGNVYSVLKDWSRKTGLGRSAVAPGIIFSATDSVIPDVVWASNQRLEECLDQSGHLTDAPELVIEVLSKGAKDKQRDLELKRKLYSSQGVQEYWILDYQQQQIKIYRREQAVLELTVTLLPKDTLTSPLLPEFSCVVRELFI, encoded by the coding sequence ATGATAACAAGCGAGGGAATAGTCTGGAATGTTGCCGACTTAGAACTGTTTCCAGAAGATGGGAAACGCTATGAAATCATTAATGGAGAACTTTTTGTGACTCGTGCGCCTCACTGGAAACATCAAGAAGTTTCAGGGAATGTTTATTCTGTGCTGAAAGATTGGTCACGGAAAACAGGTTTAGGTCGCAGTGCCGTTGCGCCTGGTATCATTTTCTCAGCAACTGATAGTGTGATTCCTGATGTAGTATGGGCGAGTAACCAGCGTTTAGAAGAATGCTTAGATCAGTCTGGACACCTAACAGACGCACCAGAATTAGTAATAGAAGTGTTATCCAAAGGGGCGAAAGATAAACAGCGCGATCTAGAATTAAAACGAAAACTCTACTCCAGCCAAGGGGTACAAGAATACTGGATTTTAGATTATCAGCAACAACAAATTAAAATTTATCGGCGCGAACAAGCCGTTTTAGAATTAACTGTTACCCTACTTCCAAAAGATACCTTAACCAGTCCCCTCTTACCTGAATTTAGTTGTGTTGTTAGAGAGTTATTTATTTAA
- the pdxH gene encoding pyridoxamine 5'-phosphate oxidase encodes MSETLKNVAELRRNYTRAGLNETEADPNPFRQFQVWFEQALSAELPEPNAMTLATATPDGKPSARIVLLKGFDEKGFVFYTNYNSRKGEQLANNSYAALVFWWAELERQVRLEGQVEKVSTEESTAYFESRPFGSRLGAWASPQSQVIASRTVLEEKLAALEQQYQQETVPKPAHWGGYCLKPTEFEFWQGRPNRLHDRLRYRQQEDEGWIRERLAP; translated from the coding sequence ATGAGTGAAACCTTAAAAAATGTTGCTGAGTTACGGCGGAATTACACCCGTGCGGGTTTAAATGAAACGGAGGCTGATCCTAATCCGTTTCGACAGTTTCAAGTTTGGTTTGAGCAAGCACTATCTGCTGAACTACCGGAACCAAATGCGATGACTCTCGCCACCGCAACACCAGATGGTAAACCTTCAGCGCGAATCGTTCTCCTCAAAGGATTCGATGAGAAGGGTTTTGTTTTTTATACGAACTACAATAGTCGCAAGGGAGAACAACTGGCAAACAATTCTTATGCAGCGTTAGTGTTTTGGTGGGCGGAGTTGGAACGTCAGGTGCGTTTAGAAGGACAAGTGGAAAAGGTATCCACTGAGGAATCTACTGCTTATTTTGAGAGTCGCCCTTTTGGATCAAGATTAGGTGCCTGGGCTTCTCCTCAAAGTCAGGTGATTGCTTCTCGTACTGTTTTGGAAGAGAAGTTGGCAGCATTGGAACAACAGTATCAACAGGAAACTGTGCCGAAACCAGCGCATTGGGGTGGTTATTGTTTGAAACCAACGGAATTTGAGTTTTGGCAGGGAAGACCGAATCGCCTACATGACCGTTTGCGCTATCGTCAACAGGAGGATGAAGGTTGGATTCGGGAAAGATTAGCTCCCTAA
- a CDS encoding sirohydrochlorin chelatase — protein MLEKTAYLLVYHGSRDPRPQQEMAWLGAAVQDKLAARSMRVRQNSERTAVLTKPPKPLVYTAALELAPLSLEETIAQLAPQLEADGINHLQIIPLFLLPGVHVREDIPAAVANAKLMVGEAVAMTISPYLGESPLLGQKLEASFSDDRKPSAKIIISHGSRRSGGNATIEALGKQLGVNTAYWSVSPTLSETVKVLIEKGESNIEIIPYFLFPGGITDAIAQQVQSLESEFPTVEFKLGNPLSSRLSLTDLIINEITL, from the coding sequence TTGTTAGAAAAAACTGCTTATTTACTGGTTTATCACGGAAGCCGTGACCCACGTCCTCAACAGGAAATGGCTTGGTTAGGTGCGGCAGTGCAAGACAAGCTGGCGGCGCGATCGATGCGGGTGAGGCAAAATTCCGAACGCACTGCTGTGTTGACGAAACCCCCAAAACCCCTGGTTTATACGGCAGCGTTGGAGTTAGCTCCTTTGTCTCTCGAAGAGACGATCGCGCAATTAGCGCCGCAATTGGAGGCAGATGGAATTAACCACTTACAAATTATACCGTTGTTTTTGTTACCTGGGGTTCACGTGCGAGAAGATATCCCCGCAGCGGTGGCAAATGCAAAGCTGATGGTAGGGGAAGCGGTGGCGATGACCATTTCCCCATACTTGGGAGAATCGCCTCTTTTAGGGCAAAAACTAGAGGCTTCTTTCTCGGACGATCGCAAACCATCCGCTAAAATAATAATTTCACACGGGAGTCGGCGATCGGGTGGCAATGCCACGATCGAGGCTTTGGGAAAACAATTGGGAGTCAATACGGCTTACTGGTCAGTTTCTCCCACGCTTTCTGAGACAGTCAAAGTTTTGATTGAAAAAGGGGAATCAAACATCGAGATCATTCCCTATTTCCTCTTTCCTGGAGGGATTACTGATGCGATCGCGCAACAAGTCCAATCCTTAGAAAGTGAGTTTCCTACAGTGGAATTTAAGCTCGGAAACCCCTTATCCAGTCGCCTCTCCCTTACTGATCTAATCATTAACGAAATTACTCTATGA